In the Nitrospirota bacterium genome, one interval contains:
- the surE gene encoding 5'/3'-nucleotidase SurE — MPGPPKRFLVTNDDGVHSPGLTALAKALSKMGEVWVVAPDRERTAVAHAVTLHKPLRVQQLGARTYAVNGTPVDCVNLALLKVMPSPPDLLVSGINKGVNLGDDVLYSGTVSAAMEGTILGVPSMAVSQEGKEHFYFSAGALYAMRIARLILKEGLPDETLVNLNIPNRAFESITGVRVTCLSRRRFDNPITEKVDPHGRTYYWIAGTRVSWSRSKDADHEALEQGAVSLTPIHLDTTNHGVLDRFRKWETLCRPDEGRAATSKKMKGTQKG; from the coding sequence ATGCCTGGTCCTCCGAAACGCTTTCTGGTCACCAATGATGACGGAGTTCACTCGCCTGGTTTGACGGCGCTTGCGAAGGCCTTGTCGAAGATGGGTGAAGTGTGGGTCGTTGCGCCGGATCGAGAAAGGACTGCTGTGGCGCATGCCGTGACACTCCATAAACCATTACGAGTGCAGCAGCTTGGAGCAAGGACCTATGCGGTGAATGGAACGCCGGTCGATTGTGTGAATCTGGCGCTCTTAAAGGTGATGCCGTCACCGCCAGACCTTCTTGTGTCAGGTATCAATAAAGGTGTGAATCTCGGTGATGACGTGCTGTATTCCGGGACAGTCTCGGCGGCGATGGAAGGGACGATCCTCGGTGTCCCCTCCATGGCTGTGTCCCAGGAGGGCAAAGAGCATTTTTACTTTAGTGCAGGAGCCCTATATGCCATGCGTATTGCTCGCTTGATTCTGAAAGAGGGTTTGCCGGATGAAACGCTCGTCAATCTCAATATTCCCAATCGGGCTTTCGAGTCGATCACTGGAGTCCGAGTCACCTGCCTCAGCCGGAGGCGTTTCGACAACCCGATCACTGAAAAAGTCGATCCCCACGGCAGGACCTACTACTGGATTGCCGGCACCCGTGTGTCCTGGAGCAGGAGCAAGGATGCCGACCATGAGGCGCTTGAGCAAGGGGCGGTTTCCCTCACCCCGATTCATCTCGATACGACGAATCATGGGGTGTTGGATCGATTCCGGAAGTGGGAAACGCTGTGCCGGCCAGATGAGGGCCGGGCGGCTACATCGAAAAAGATGAAGGGCACACAGAAGGGTTAG
- a CDS encoding DedA family protein, which yields MAIESACIPLPSEIIMPFSGYLVTTGQFTMLGVTLAGALGNVAGSVVAYYAGVWGGRPFVERYGPYLLVSRKDIEMADRWFAKYGDAAVFFSRMLPVVRTFISLPAGIARVSIYRFMLYTFLGALPWCYLLAYIGVKMGEQWEHLRDYFHQFDIVIGLCLAIAVGYFLWSHWPKRRVTPEL from the coding sequence ATGGCTATCGAGAGCGCCTGCATTCCATTGCCCAGCGAAATCATCATGCCCTTTTCCGGGTATCTTGTGACGACGGGGCAGTTCACGATGCTGGGTGTGACATTGGCCGGCGCTCTCGGGAATGTTGCCGGGTCGGTTGTGGCCTACTACGCCGGTGTGTGGGGTGGTCGGCCCTTCGTTGAGCGATATGGACCCTATCTGTTGGTGTCGAGAAAAGACATCGAGATGGCCGATCGGTGGTTTGCCAAATATGGCGATGCGGCCGTATTTTTCAGCAGAATGCTTCCGGTCGTCCGGACCTTCATCTCGTTGCCGGCCGGTATCGCCCGCGTGAGTATTTATCGGTTCATGCTCTACACATTTCTCGGCGCATTACCCTGGTGCTATCTGTTGGCCTATATCGGCGTGAAGATGGGAGAGCAATGGGAGCATCTGAGAGACTACTTCCATCAGTTCGACATCGTGATAGGCCTCTGCCTGGCGATCGCAGTGGGTTATTTTCTCTGGTCCCATTGGCCGAAACGCCGCGTCACTCCGGAGTTGTAA